A genomic segment from Candidatus Methylomirabilota bacterium encodes:
- the glmU gene encoding bifunctional UDP-N-acetylglucosamine diphosphorylase/glucosamine-1-phosphate N-acetyltransferase GlmU, whose amino-acid sequence MEDNCAVILAAGEGTRMRSRKAKVLHPLLGRPLVHYPVDLCLRLGVKRVLVVVSHQAEEVKQALAGQPAEFVHQGEPKGTGHAVRQVEEGLRGFDGTVLVLAADTPLLRVETVRQLIEAYHAGGAVATLLTARVENPAGYGRILRDEQGRLRRIVEEVEATEAEKQVSEINAGVYCFAAAELFEALRGVQVSPVKGEVFLPEVVQVLVQQGQPVQAVLVADPTEVQGINTRAELAQAATVLRHRVHERLMCEGVTLIDPQATYIDDTVQIGPDTVIYPGVILEGATTIGEGCVIYSNCRIQNSQLGEQVTVLDGSVIVGSEIAEGCVIGPFAHLRPQTRLKRKVKVGNFCEVKKAVIGEGSKVPHLAYIGDTQMGEKVNIGAGTITCNYDGFAKHETVIEDDVFVGSNTNLVAPVTVGKGAIIAAGSTINEAVPPDAVAFGRAPQVNKEGRAAATRKKREAMAPPKDDDD is encoded by the coding sequence ATGGAGGATAATTGCGCCGTCATCCTAGCCGCCGGCGAGGGGACCCGGATGCGGTCCCGGAAAGCCAAGGTCCTCCATCCACTTCTCGGCCGGCCGTTAGTGCACTACCCGGTTGATCTTTGCCTGCGGCTGGGCGTCAAACGAGTGCTCGTGGTGGTGTCCCACCAGGCGGAAGAGGTGAAACAGGCCCTGGCCGGCCAACCGGCCGAGTTTGTGCACCAGGGCGAGCCGAAGGGGACCGGCCACGCGGTGCGCCAGGTCGAGGAAGGCCTCCGAGGGTTTGACGGGACAGTCTTGGTCCTGGCTGCCGATACCCCCCTGCTCAGGGTGGAGACCGTCCGACAGCTCATCGAGGCGTACCACGCGGGTGGTGCGGTCGCGACCCTGCTGACCGCCCGCGTGGAGAACCCAGCCGGCTACGGCCGGATCCTGCGGGATGAGCAAGGGCGCCTGCGCCGCATCGTGGAGGAGGTGGAGGCGACGGAAGCGGAGAAGCAGGTCTCCGAAATTAATGCAGGGGTTTACTGCTTCGCCGCCGCTGAGCTCTTCGAGGCCCTCCGGGGGGTACAGGTCTCCCCGGTGAAAGGGGAGGTCTTTCTGCCGGAGGTGGTGCAGGTCTTGGTACAGCAGGGCCAGCCGGTCCAGGCGGTCCTGGTGGCCGATCCGACGGAAGTGCAGGGGATCAACACGCGGGCCGAGCTGGCCCAAGCCGCGACGGTGCTCCGGCACCGCGTACATGAGCGCCTGATGTGCGAGGGGGTGACCCTGATCGACCCCCAGGCCACCTACATTGATGACACCGTCCAAATTGGCCCGGACACGGTGATTTATCCAGGGGTGATCCTGGAGGGGGCGACAACGATCGGGGAAGGGTGCGTCATTTATAGCAATTGCCGGATTCAAAACTCCCAGCTGGGCGAGCAGGTCACGGTGCTGGACGGCTCGGTCATCGTGGGGAGCGAGATTGCCGAAGGGTGTGTGATTGGTCCGTTTGCGCATCTGAGACCGCAGACCCGGCTGAAGCGGAAAGTCAAGGTGGGGAATTTCTGTGAGGTGAAAAAGGCAGTGATTGGCGAAGGGTCCAAGGTCCCGCACCTGGCCTATATCGGCGACACCCAGATGGGGGAGAAGGTCAATATTGGGGCGGGGACGATCACTTGTAATTACGACGGCTTTGCCAAGCACGAAACGGTGATCGAGGACGACGTGTTTGTGGGGAGCAACACGAACCTGGTGGCGCCAGTGACGGTGGGGAAGGGGGCAATCATTGCGGCCGGCTCGACCATCAACGAAGCGGTCCCTCCGGATGCCGTGGCGTTTGGCCGGGCCCCGCAGGTCAACAAAGAAGGTCGGGCGGCAGCGACCCGAAAAAAGCGGGAGGCCATGGCTCCCCCCAAAGATGACGATGACTAG